Proteins from one Ricinus communis isolate WT05 ecotype wild-type chromosome 9, ASM1957865v1, whole genome shotgun sequence genomic window:
- the LOC125371190 gene encoding uncharacterized protein LOC125371190, with product MPRYTKFLKEILSNKRKFEDLAFVMLNEEYSMIFQNKLLEKQHDPGSFTIPYVIGDLTISDALANLGASINVIPSNLFAKLGLGETKSTRISIQLDDRSIKYPRGVVENVLVKVDKFIFSIDFVILDMDDHDDAMYSINVLDDGVKTQLQEMLVENPLQVTLPMEDEHELSNEKKLRPSIEEPPVLELKELPKHIDYAYRDNGNSLPDISVANLTLEFHMPFEYIPPLVVDDAPHPVPPPPPPAQQDE from the exons ATGCCTAGGTATacgaagttcttaaaggagatcCTTAGCAACAAAAGAAAGTTTGAGGACTTGGCATTCGTGATGCTAAACGAGGAATATTCAATGATTTTCCAAAACAAGTTACTAGAAAAGCAAcatgatccagggagttttactatcccttaTGTTATAGGTGACTTAACTATTAGTGATGCTTTAGCTAatttaggagctagcattAATGTAATACCGTCCAACCTGTTTGCTAAGTTGGGGCTAGGTGAGACTAAATCCACTAGGATAAGCATACAGTTAGATGATAGGTCAATCAAGTATCCTAGGGGTGTTGTAGAGAATGTGCTTGTTAAGGTggataaattcatattttctaTTGACTTTGTGATCTTAGACATGGATG ATCACGATGATGCTATGTATTCTATTAATGTACTTGATGATGGTGTTAAGACACAGTTGCAGGAAATGTTGGTTGAAAACCCTCTACAAGTTACTTTACcaatggaagatgagcatgagttgtCAAATGAGaaa AAGTTGAGGCCATCAATTGAGGAACCACCAGttcttgagttgaaagagCTCCCAAAGCATATCGACTATGCATATCGAGACAATGGCAACAGTTTGCCTGATATTTCGGTAGCAAACTTGACACTCGAG tttcaTATGCCATTTGAGTATATTCCACCTCTAGTAGTTGATGATGCACCTCATCCAGTACCTCCACCACCGCCACCAGCCCAGCAGGATGAGTAG